Within Deltaproteobacteria bacterium, the genomic segment CGCATGAATTTCTTGCCGGTCTCGGGCATGAACTGCCACATGCCCAGCGCGCCCACACCCGAGCGCGCGCGTACGTTGAACGAGGACTCGACCAACGGCAAATAGGCCAACTCTGCCGGCAAGCCTTCGTCGCGAAATATTTTTAGCATCTGCGCCATGTAGCGGCCGGACATTTTCAACCCTGCGGCGAAGGACTCCTTGGCGCCGCGCTGGCTGCGAATGCGGCTTTCGTCATCGGCGAGCTGGTATTCCGCGGCGATGCGCGCCCGCTCTTTGGCCACCAGCGCGCGCCCTTGGTCGTTGTCCGGCAGCCGCAGCACGCTGTAGATTTTTGCCGGATCGGCGGGATCGAACAACACAACATCGCCCATGCCGTAGCTGGAAAAAATCTGCCGCCAGAACTCCACCGCGCCTTCCAGACCTGCGGGCACGGCGAACGGCGCTTCTTGGCTCCACGCCGGAGAGATGCGCAGCAGCGAAAGCAAAACCCATGTCAGGATAAAAGTACGGTTGCGAAGCATCAAAGTTGTTTTAACCAAGAGAAATTTGACCGATAGTAGCAAACGCGTTAAGGTCAGTCAAAATTTTTCTTTAATCGAGTGCGGCTTGTCCAGTCGAACACTTATTTTCTTCGCCATCGCCTTAAGCTGTCACAACGTCGCGTGCCGTTCTGCGCCAGCCGAGCGGCCGCCGGGTTATCTAATCGCCGGCATTGAATCCCATCCGCTTCAGCTCGATCCGCGCCATGCCACCGATACCAACTCGGTGCGCATCGGCAATCTGATTTACAGCCCGCTGCTGCGTTCCGATGAACACTTACGGCTGCAACCGGATCTCGCCGCCAGTTGGCGCCAAGTGGATGCACTTAATTATGAATTCACCCTGCGCCGAGGCGTGCGCTTTCACAATGGCCATGCGCTCACCGCCGCCGACGTAAAATATACGTTCGAGTCGATCCTCGACCCGGCCAACCGTTCACCCAAGCGCGGTCAACTGAAACATCTCGTCGCCGTCGAACAGACCGGAAGTCATCAGTTGCGCTTTCAACTAGACGCACCGCACACACCCTTTGTCGAGCAATTCACCCTCGGCATCGTTCCCGAAGGTTCGCCGCTGACTGACAAACCACCGCCAGGCTCAGGTCCATTTAAGCTAGAAGCCATCGCTGTAGGCGAAAAGATTACGCTCAAATCCAACGACGATTACTGGAACGGTAAACCATCTCTGGCCGGGGTGATTTTCAAAACCATTCCCGACGCCATGGTGCGCGCCTTAGAATTTAAAAAAGGAAGCATCGATTTCATGCAGAACGACATCGAGCCCGACATGCTGCCCTGGCTCAAGAAAAATACTGGCGCCGACGTTGGCGTCCATCAAGGCACCTCGTTTCAATACATCGGCATCAACCTCAGCCATCCGATCTTACGCCAGCGCAAAGTGCGCCAAGCCCTGGCCCTGGCGATCGATCGCGACGCGATCATCAAAAACTTGCTCAAAGACACCGGCAGCGCCGCCACCGGCTTGATGTCGCCAATCAGCTGGGCCTACGACGACACGGCGCGCCCGTGGCCCCACGATCCGGCCAAGGCGAAACAACTTCTCGACGAAGCCGGCTACGCCGATCCCGACGGCGAGGGACCGCGGCCGCGCTTTCGCTTGTCGTTCAAGACGACCAATATCGATCTGCGCCGGCGCATCGCCGAAGCGCTCAAAGAGCAGCTGCAAAAAGTCGGCATCGAACTGGAAATCCGCAGCTACGAGTGGGGGACTTTTTTCGGCGACATCAAGAAAGGCAACTTTCATCTCTATTCGCTGGCCTGGACCGGCATCATGGACCCGGATGTTGAATACCAAATCTTTCACTCCACCAACGTGCCGCCCAACGGCGACAACCGCGGCCGCTACAACAATCCGCAAATCGACCGCCTGCTCGAACAAGGCCGCATCAGCGCCGACGAAAGCGAACGCAAGCGCATCTACGGCCAAACCCAAAAAATATTCGCCGAAGATCTCCCCTGCGTGCCGCTCTGGTGGTGGAAAAACGTCGTGGTGAAAAAGCCGTCGGTTCAAGGCTTCGTTCCCTACCCCGACGGCGATTTTTTCTCGCTGAGGAACGTAACCTTGCAGTAATTCATCCGTGTAGGGGCGACCGGCGGTCGCCCGTACTCCACGACCAGCCGAGCACAGCAAGCCGTAACCAAATAGGGAATTGAATGTTCACCACGAAGGACACGAAGAGCACGAAGGTCGGAAAGTTTTTTATCCGAAACCTTCGTGTCCTTCGTGCCTTCGTGGTGAGAAGGTATTTTTGACTCAGCAGCCCAACATTAGCCAAAGCAATCGGCATCCATGAAACGCTACTTCACCCACCGCCTGCTGCTTCTGCTGCCGACGCTATTCGGCGCGCTCACGTTGGTGTTTGCGCTGATTCATTTTATTCCCGGCGATCCGGTGGAAATCATGCTCGGCGAAACCGCCACTTCCGCCGACAAACTGGAACTGCGCCGCAACCTCGGCTTGGACCAACCATTACTCACCCAATACAAAACCTTTCTCGTCAACCTCGCCGGCGGGAATCTTGGCCGATCTCTTTACGAACAATCCAGCGTCAGCGCAATCATCGCCGTGCGTCTACCGGCAACACTTGAATTGGCCACCTTCGCCATGATCGCTGCGGTGCTAATTTCCTTTCCGCTTGCTATCCTCGCCGCGGTTCATCGCGGTGGATTGCTCGACCGCGGCGCGCTGCTCTTTTCTCTCTTCGGTCTGTCGCTGCCGAATTTTTGGCTCGGCCCGTTACTGATGTTGTTTTTCTCCATCCAACTCGGCTGGACGCCGGTGTCCGGGCGCGGCGGATTGAGTCATCTATTTTTGCCGGCGTTGACACTCGGCCTGGGCATGGCGGCCATTCTCACGCGCATCTTGCGCGCCAGCTTACTGCAAACCATGCACGAAGACTTTGTCCGCACTGCCCGCGCCAAAGGTTTGGCGGAAAAACAAGTTTGGCTCAAACACACCTTGCGCCATGCGCTCATGTCGACGATCACGATCGTCAGCTTGCAGTTCGGCGCCCTGCTCGCCGGCTCGCTGATCACCGAGACAATATTCAGTTGGCCGGGCATCGGTCGATTGACCGTACAGGCAATTCAAACCCGCGACTACCCGTTGGTACAAGGCTGCGTTTTGGTCATCGCGGTCGCTTATCTGCTGGTCAATTTCATCACCGATCTGCTCTACAAACTCGTCGATCCGCGCGTCAGCTATGAAAAATAACTTTTTGCTGTGCTGCGGCGCATTGCTTCTGCTATTGCTCGTCGGCGCGTCGTTGTTGGCTCCAGCGCTGGCACCGCACCCGCCGCTGCGGCAAAATCTTGCGAACGATCTCGTCGCCTACAGTGCCGATCATCCCCTGGGCACCGACAAACTCGGCCGCGACATCCTGAGCCGCATGCTCTACGGCGGCAGAATCTCTCTGCTCGTCGGCGTCACGACAGTTTCGCTTTCTCTCGCTATCGGCTTCATCGTTGGCGCGTTAGCGGGCTACTGCGGCGGCTGGGTCGATCTGCTGCTCATGCGTTTGGTCGACATTCTGCTCGCCTTTCCCGGCATCCTGCTCGCCATCGCGTTTACCGCCGTGCTCGGCCCCGGCCTCGACCACGTCGTCCTGGCGTTGTGTTTAATCGGCTGGACCAGCTACGCCCGCTTGGTGCGTGGCGAGATTCTCACACTGCGCGAACGCGACTTCGTTCAAGCCGCACGCGCCCTGGGCGGCGCACCGGCGCGCATCGTCTGGCGTCATCTATTGCCCAATCTTCTGCCGCCGCTCATGATCCAAGCCACCTTCGGTCTCGCCGCCGCCATCGTCGCCGAAGGCAGCCTGAGCTTTCTCGGCCTCGGCGTCGCACCACCGACACCGTCCTGGGGCTCGATGTTGAACGACGGCAGGCAATTTCTACTGGTAGCACCGCATCTGACCACGTATCCCGGTCTAGCGATCATGCTCACTGTGTTGGGATTGAATCTCGTCGGCGACGCCTTGCAAGAACGACTAGAACGGCGCCAGTCCTAGAGACAATCTGGAATTTGGAATATGGAATTTGTAATTCTGCGCCGCGCATTGCGCTTCCCACGTCGGCAATGCTAAGTAAAATGCATCAGGAGGCCCGCGCCATGAAACTCTACACCAGCCACACTTGACCCTACGCCCACAGGACAAGGATTGTCCTGGCCGAGAAGCAGCTCGCTTACGAAAAGATCGAAGTCGATCTCAAAAACAAACCGGACGATTTGGTCAAACAGAATCCCTACGGCAAAGTGCCGGTGCTGATCAACGACAATGGCGTGATCTTCGAGTCGGCGGTGATCAACGAATATCTCGACGAAAAATTTCCCCAAATACGGCTTATGCCGAGCGATTTCTTGAAGCGCTCGAAAGTGAGAATCTGGGTCGACTTCATGAACACCCGCGTCCATCCGACGGGCTCCGACCTGCAAAAAGACCGCGAGCCGGGAAAAGCCCGCGTGAGAATGGACCAACACCTGCGCGCCCTCGACGACGCGCTCATCGGCCAAGATTATCTGGTCGGCGAATATTCCCTCGCCGATGTGACATTTATTCCATTCTACACGCGGCGCGAGCGCTACAAGGTCGCCATCGACGACAACTACCCGAACCTAAGACGCTGGGCGGAAAGCTTGATCGCCCGGCCGCAGGTAGCGAAGACACTATAATAACACTCAACTGGAACGCTGGAGTAATGGAGCGTTGGGCCAATCCCACGACTCCAGCACTCCACCACTCCATTCCTACAGGAGCCTTCATGCAACCGATCCTCGTCAGTCCCCAAGAAATCCGCGGTATCGTCACCATGAGCGAAGCGGTGGAAGCGGTGCGCTTAGGCTTTCGCGAGTGGGGTGAGAACACGCAACTCAACGCGCCGCGCCGGCGCATTCACATTCCCACCGGCGTGCGCGTCAGCGTCCATCAAGGCGGCGTGCCGGCGGCCCACGCCACCGGCCTGATGACGCATTGCGAATGGGTCAAGCCGATGGCCAGTGAGCAGGTCTATCCGCGTTTGAACCATCCGGTCATCGTGCTCTACGACGCCGCCGAAGGAGAATTGAAAGGCATCATCGTCGGCGAGATCACGTGCAGCGAGCTGCCCGACAACGTCGCGGTCACCGGGCTGCGCACCGCCGCCACCAGCGCCGTCGGCACCGACTTGCTGGCGCGCCCGGATGCGACAAGCATGGGAATCTTCGGCGCCGCCGGTCAAGCAAAGAATCATCTGCTCGCGATCATGCAGGTGCGCAAACTGAAAACCGTCAAGGTCTACAGCCGCAATCCGGAAAACCGCAAACAGTTCTGCGACGAGATGGGGCCGATCACGAATTTGAATATAATCCCAGTCGCCTCGCCGGCCGAAGCCGTGCGCGGCGTCGATATCGTGCTCACCGCGACCAACTCCAGCGTGCCGGTGTTCGATGGCAATTTACTCGAACCGGGCCAGCATGTGACGACGATTGTCGGCAGCAACGTCGGCTTGGTCAAAGGCGGATTCACCGCCGCCAAGCGGCGCGAGATCGACGACGCGACGCTGGCGCGCAGCGACGTGCACGGCATCGTGTCGATTCAACAGGCGATCCAAGACGAACAAGCGGATATCTTCGATCCGGTCAACCGCGGCGTGATCAAGTGGGAGCAGTTAATTGAAATCGGCTCCATCCTCGCCGGCAACAACGAAGGCCGCACGCGTCTGGACCAGATTACCTTTTATAAAAACAACGCCGGCCAAGGCGTCGCCGACGTCGCGTTGGGCGCGAAAGTGTTGGAAAACATCAAAGCGAAAAAGGCCGGCACGATGCTGAACTACTGAATTGGAGTAATGGAGTATTGGAATGCTGGGGTAGTGGTATCCGAAACCCATCACTCCTTTACTCCACCACTCCATCACTCCAGTGTCTTCTTCTCCGCGCCGCGTATGGCGCAAGTGACGATGGCGATGGAACCCAAGCCGGCGATCACCAACCACGAGCTATGAAACGACTTGATAAACAGCTCTGGGCTCGCGCCCCATTCAGTGTACGGCGGCACCGTCGCGCCTTCCAGACCGAAATAGTTTAACCAGCGCAGAAACAACATACTTCCCAGCGCCACGCCCACGGCGTTACCGACGTTGGCCGAGGTCAGCGACAGACCGCTCACCGAACCGACGTGGCGCGCATCGACGGCGTTGAACATGCCGCTCAAATTGGGCGACTGAAAAAACGACCAGGCGAAACCTAGCAGCATCAGTGGAACCATGACAGAAACTTGTGTGCTGCTTGCATTCAACCCCGAGAAACCGATCATGGCGAGCACCGTCAGCGCCGCGCCGACGGTGCACATGGAGCGCGATCCGAGCTTGTCGCCGAGCCAGCCGCCGAGCGGCGCCAGACAGACGATCACGAGAGAAAAGAAAATGATCGTCAAGCCGACCTGGGTCGGCTTCACATGCAAAATCCCTTGGAGATAGAACGGCAGCAAAAAAAACGTCGACGCATGAGTGATGGTGACGAAGAAATGGCTCAAAACGCTGGCGGTCAGCAGTCTTATTTTGAATAAGGATAGATCGAGCAACGGCGCGGCGGTTTTGCCTTCATGACGCACCAACAACCACAAGCTCACGGCGGAAACCGCGAACAGTACCACGGACCATGCGCCAAAGCCGGATTTGGCGATTTGTTGAAGGCCGAGAATCAAGGATACAAACACGCTGAGTAGCGCGATCATGCCGAGGGGATCGATGGTCACGCCACCCTTGTCCGGATTTGACTCGGGCAAAATTCTCCACGACATGTAGCCCGCCAACAGCGCGATGGGCGCGATCATGAAAAACGTCCAACGCCAACCCACGGTGTCGACCAAGAACCCGCCCAGCGAAGGGCCGGCGATGTAGCCGACGTGAAACGCCATCGACATCATGCCCAGCGCCCGTCCCCTGCCCTCGTTGGCGTATAGAGTGGATGCGATGGAGCGGCCATTAGCGAGGATCATCGCGCCGCCGGCCGCTTCGACGATGCGAAACAAAATCAGGAGCCAAAAATAACCGCTCAAGCCGCACGCCGTCGAACCGATGGCGAGCAGGAGAAAGCCGGCGGCGTAAACTTTCTTCCGCCCCAGCCGATCGCCCAAGCGCGCCATGCTCAGCACCAGGCCGACGATGGTCAACTGATACGCCAGCGGAATCCACTGCACCACCGCGAGCGACAAACCGAAATGCAGCGAGATCGTCGGCAAAGCGACGATCACCGAGCGCGAATCCACCGCGCTCATAAACTGGCCGAGGCAGACATTGAACAGCGCGAGCCGTTGAAGGCGTGGAGTGAGAGTTGATAGAGCCATGGAATTGAATACTGCCTACCCGCACCAGGCCGGCGACCCGTAAGCACAGAAGAACAGACCACGTATCCGTTCGCCCTGAGCTTCGTCGAAGGGCTCCTTCCGGTTGACCGAACGTTCTTACTTGGATAGCGTGACTGGCAGAGATAATCCAGTTCTCAAGTATTGAAACAGATAACTGAACCAACGACGACGTTAACTAGATGAGGCGACAAGTTTTCCGTCATTCCGGCGCAGGCCGGAATCCAGGCTTTCTTTATCGTCGCCATGCTAACGAATATGGATGCCGGCCTGCGCCGGCATGACAAATCTTCTCTTCGGCCAAAGGCAAAGCATTTAAACCATCTCCGAAAGGTACAAGGCTCATGAGCAAAATCGCCATCGCGCAGATGCAATCCTCCACCGACAAGCCCAGCAACCTCAGAAAGGCGCGCGGATTTATCGACCAAGCCAAAAGCAAAAACGCGGAGCTTATCGCCTTCCCGGAATTTCTGATGGCGTTCTCGCCCGCCAGCCAAAGCGCCGCGGAGTTAACCGAAGTCGCGGAATCGCTTGACGGCCCGTTCATCGCAAGGCTGCGCGAAAGCGCGAAAGCAAACGGTATTGCCATCATCGCGCCGATCTACGAAACCAGTTCCGTGCCCCAACGAGTTTTCGACACGGCGGTTTGGATCGACGCCCAAGGCAACGTCGCTTCAGTTTATCGAAAACTCCATTTGTACGATGCCTTCGGCTTCAAAGAGTCCGACAAATTTCACCCCGGCGCCGACATCGCGCCGCAGATCAACTCCGGCGACGCCCACTTCGGTATGATGATCTGCTACGACCTGCGCTTTCCGGAAATGGCGCGCATGCTGACCTTGGCTGGAGCGAATATTTTGATTGCGCCGTCAGGCTGGGTCCAAGGCGATCTCAAGGTCGAGCACTGGCAGACCATGATCAAAGCCCGCGCCCTAGAAAACGGCTGCTTCGTCATCGCGCCCAACCAAGTCGGCAATATTTACACCGGCCACAGCTTGGCCGTCGATCCGCTGGGGAGAACCCTGGCTGATCTTGAAGAAACCGAAGATTTGCGCGTGATCGAATTAGATTTGAAATTGGTAAACGAAGTGCGCGAAAAACTGCCGCTGCTGAAGAACCGCCGCACCGATGTCTATGCGAAATATTCGCAGTAAGGACAATCGATCATGCTGCAACAGCTGAACATGCTTCGACAGGTCTCAGCATGAACGCGTTGTACTCAAGGTTTTCAATCTCTGATCCGTTCGTCCTGAGCACGTCGAAGGACTCCGAGGTATTTTTGGCACCCGGCTACCGAGCGGGAACCCCACCAGGATAAAGCTGCTTCAACAAACCGTCGTCGACGATCTGTTTCATAAAACGATCGTCGTTAAACTCGGCAACAAACTGATCGGCGGCTCGCCCCGTCACGCCTAAGTTTTCCAAAATCGTCTTGGTTCCTTCGGCGCTTGGATAAGGCACCGACTCCATATAGCGCGTGTCGGAATCGTAGGCGTGTTGCAACATCGTCGGATCGGAGACTCGCGTATATTTTTCTAACACCGCCTTAGCTTCGTTGGGGCGCCGTTTGATCTGCGCGATCGCCTCGGTGATGCCGGCGACGAAGCCGCGCACGCGGGCCGGCTGTTTAGTGGCGTAGCTCCTCATGACCACGCTGCAATTGCCGGCGTAAGGAATGTTCAAGTCGCCCAATTCGAGCAGCGGTTTGAATCCCACCGCGGCGGCTTGCAGATCATTGGGCGAGCTGGCGAAGACGCCGTGCACCCGGCCGTTGACCAACGCCGCAAACGCCGCGCTGGTCGAGCCGCTGTAGATGATCGAAATATCTTGCCCCTGTTTGAAACCTTGGCGCGCGATGAAAAGCTTCGCGGCATAATCGCTACCTGAACCGGGATTGGCCACCGCCAAGACTTTGCCGCGAAGATCGGCGATCTTTTGGATCCCTGGAACGACCATGATCTTCGACGTAAGTTTGTGCATGACGCAGGAAGCGACTACGACATCGGCGCCGCCCAGACGCATCTGCACCAGCGGCGGCCCGGCGGAAAAATAAATCTGAATATCGCCGCTCAACAAAGCCGGCCGCCCTGCCGCGCGCGGCAAATAGATCGGTTTGACCTGCAGGCCATACTTCTCAAACAGCTTGCTCTCGACCCCGACCCACAGCGGCAAAATCGACCCTGACAACGTGCCATGACCGGCAAGAATAATCGGCCGCTCCTGGGCGACGCTGAAAGATGGAGCATGAAATAGGAATACAGAGGAGAGAACAATCGATTTGAACCAAGAGCGATCGCAGTACATACAAAACCTCCGGAATAAGAGGCAACTAACGATCCAAAAACGAATCCGAACCGACCACGAACACGATCACGACTCACCAACCCGCTCAGCGCACCAGGAAAGCATTTCGATCTGCGCCATGGTTTCGACCAACGATCCCGCTTGGGAAACCAAACTCTCCGCTTTGACCAGCGATTCACCCAAAACCAAGAGCACTGAAACCGCGAACATCGCCGTGCGGCCGACGCCGCCGGCGCAGTGAATCAGCACCGCTTCGCCAGACTGCAAACGATTCGCCACGTCGTTCACCAGCGCCCAATAGGCGTCGCGATTTTCCGGCACGCCGCCTTCACGAATTTCAAAAATGACCACGGCACAGGGAACCGTGCCGGCGCTAAGCGCATCGGCGTATTGAGAAGACTTTTGGCGAATTTCGAATTGTTCGGTCAAGCAAACGATGGCGCCGACGGCGTCGTTCTGTACCTGCTGCCAAACCCGATCGAGGGCTTCAAAGCGGCCCGGCATGCTGTGCAGCAACATTCTGCCGGGCACCCGTGTGGGAAGATCGACACTGCGAAACATTTTTAATTTATGCCGATTTCCGGTTTAACAATCAACCAAACCGGAGAAATCGGATGAACGTAGGATTACACTCTTGGCGAACCGGTCGGCCAAAGGAAGGTTCCGCAATAATGCTAATGAATTATAGTGCCGAATGCCGCGACGGTCGAATCTAAGTCGTCGCCCAACGCACCTTGCCGGCGGCGATCTCGCGCAGCGCGATGACGATCTCGCGGTTATCCGACTCGACCAACGGCTTGGCGCCCTTCAACAACTGCTTGGCTCTTATCGACGCCAGCTGGACGAGATGAAAACGACTGGAAACATTATCTAAACAATCTTCAACGGTAATTCTTGCCATGAGAAACATTGTAGGCCTCGCCAGGGCATAACACAAAGACAGTTTGTGCTGCGCCGTCGCGTAGACGCTCTCGGCGAGCCAAGCTCGATGATAATCGTGAACGAAACTATGCAGTTGAAGAAAACAGCGACGGCGGAAAAATATTATTTATTTCTCCCTAGCGCCGGCCTTGCCGGCGGGTAATCAGGTAAACTCGCGGGCTAGACCGAACCAAGCGTCTTAACGGCGCGGAAAAGTTCCGCCACCGAAGGCTGCTCGCCAAACTCACCCTTCGTCCATGTAGTCGCGGCCGAAGCGGAATTGTTCGAAGCGTTTTTGCGCTTGAATCTGCTCGTTGATGGAGGGTCCGTCGCAAGGACCATAGTAATCGATCACGTCACCGGCGCCGATCTGAGCTGGCTTTCCAGGATCGTTAGGACCGACCGGCTGCAGTTTCTTATGACAGTACGCGCTCGCCACATTTTGCTGATCGACAGTAGCCGTCGTAAAACCACCGCTAGCACAACCGACAAGCGACAACAGGCCGAACGTGAGTGAGGTCGCACCGAGACGATTCATAAATTTTTCTCCTTGATCGGGTTCCGACAATCCTAATCTTTACCAATCACCACGGGGTTGTCAATTGCCAGTGAAATTGCCCGGGGCAAAAAACCCTACCCCCACTACGGCAATTCTATGTTACAAGAACTCAACTCGAATGCTCGGAGGCGTACATGATGATTCGCAGTCAATTGACCAACGGAACTTTCGTTGTCGCGCTGGCAGCGGTACTGGCCGGTTTCGCGGCTCCAGCGAGTGAGGCGCAGACGACCAAGGCGGCACCGCCGTGGAAGTTTCGCCTTGAAGAGGCGCGCATCGAAGACATTCATCGCGCGATTAGAACGCGGCAGATTACTTGCGAGAAAGTCGTCCAGGCCTATATCAATCGCATCCGCGCCTACGACGGCCAGTGCGTCGCGCCGGTAAATCCCAACGACGCCAACGATTCAAAAAACCATTTTCCCGACATCGCCAAATACAGCGGCACGCCGATGCAGCCAGGAGCGCTGCAAGCGACGATCTCCGATCCGTCCAAGCAACAAACCTACGGCTATATTCGCGGCGTGAAAAATACCGGTCAGCTCCGTTCGCTCAACACGGTCAACGTACGCAGCGAACGCTCGGTGACTTGCAAAGCCACCTGCGATCTTCATCCGTCCAAAGGCCCACTGCCCAGCACATGCAGTCAGAGTTGCGAAGCCTTTCGCGCCCAGCCTGATGGCATCGAGCGCGCCCGCGAACTCGACCGGCGCTTCGGCGCCAATCCCAACTTGACCGCCATGCCGCTTTACTGCGCGCCGTTTTCGATCAAAGACATTTTCGACGCCAAAGACATGCGCTCCACCGGCGGCGCGGATGTGAACTACGCGATAGACGCGGCGCCGATGGATTCGACGATCGTCGCCCAACTCCGCGCCAAGGGCGCGATCATTCTTGCCAAGGCCAACCTGAGCGAATACAACGGCGCCTCCGGCGACCCCGGTGGGGAAGCGAAAGCGGCGGCCGTCGTCCTCGGCGCCGGCAACTCGCGCAGCACCTGGGGCGGCAACCCGTGCAATCCCTACGACACCGAACGGGCCGCGGCCCAGGCGGCATCAAGCTCGGGCTCGGGCGTGTCGGTGGCGGCCAATCTGGTCGCTTGTTCGATTTGCGAAGAGACCGGCGGTTCTTGCCGCGTCCCTGCGGCCTATAACGGCCTTGCCAACCTCAACACCGGCAAGGCGATCATACCGTTCGGCGGCGGCATCGGCGCCGATCCATTCATCGATCGCGCCGGCATTCAGTGCCGCACCGTGAAAGACACCGCCATCGTCCTCGACGCCCTCAAAGATCCCCAGCGCGGCTACTACGATCCGCGCGATATTTACACCGCATTGCCCAAAGCTTTGATCTCGCAGCGGCCCTACGCCAGTTTCGCCGGGCAGAAAAGCTTGAAAGGCATGCGCATCGGTATCGTGCGCGAGTTCATGGTCAAGCACGGCGCCAACGACGCGGCGATCAGCGATCAGATCGATAAAGAGATCAAAACGATTCTGCGCGACAAATTGGGCGCTCAGCTGTTCGAGTCCGTCGATCCGCTCTATGGCGACGATCCGACCATCGCCAATCTCAAACCGAGCTTTCAAGAAGTGCTGGCGGAAATCCTGCCCTTCCACATGCCGGAATATTTGTTCAAGACTCTCGCCAATGGCGAGGCGGAGTTTCCGCTATTCGCCAGCAAGATCAACGTCAGCGTCGGTAAGACTCCCGGCGGCGGCACCCTGTCACCGGCGGAATACATGGCCCGCGCCGCCGAAGGCTTGGAACCTTTTCCACCCAATTTGAACCTGCGCCGCATCACCAACTTCCCGCGCACGTCGAGTTTCCGCTTTCACTTGAGCCAATATTTGATCCGGCGCGGCGATGATCGAGTTAAAGACTGGCCGTCGCTCAACGCCAATGCGAGTTACTACTCCGGCGACAAGCTGGCGGCGTTTATCAATTGGCAGAACTTGACC encodes:
- a CDS encoding ABC transporter substrate-binding protein; its protein translation is MYCDRSWFKSIVLSSVFLFHAPSFSVAQERPIILAGHGTLSGSILPLWVGVESKLFEKYGLQVKPIYLPRAAGRPALLSGDIQIYFSAGPPLVQMRLGGADVVVASCVMHKLTSKIMVVPGIQKIADLRGKVLAVANPGSGSDYAAKLFIARQGFKQGQDISIIYSGSTSAAFAALVNGRVHGVFASSPNDLQAAAVGFKPLLELGDLNIPYAGNCSVVMRSYATKQPARVRGFVAGITEAIAQIKRRPNEAKAVLEKYTRVSDPTMLQHAYDSDTRYMESVPYPSAEGTKTILENLGVTGRAADQFVAEFNDDRFMKQIVDDGLLKQLYPGGVPAR
- a CDS encoding DNA-directed RNA polymerase subunit omega, which encodes MARITVEDCLDNVSSRFHLVQLASIRAKQLLKGAKPLVESDNREIVIALREIAAGKVRWATT
- a CDS encoding amidase translates to MIRSQLTNGTFVVALAAVLAGFAAPASEAQTTKAAPPWKFRLEEARIEDIHRAIRTRQITCEKVVQAYINRIRAYDGQCVAPVNPNDANDSKNHFPDIAKYSGTPMQPGALQATISDPSKQQTYGYIRGVKNTGQLRSLNTVNVRSERSVTCKATCDLHPSKGPLPSTCSQSCEAFRAQPDGIERARELDRRFGANPNLTAMPLYCAPFSIKDIFDAKDMRSTGGADVNYAIDAAPMDSTIVAQLRAKGAIILAKANLSEYNGASGDPGGEAKAAAVVLGAGNSRSTWGGNPCNPYDTERAAAQAASSSGSGVSVAANLVACSICEETGGSCRVPAAYNGLANLNTGKAIIPFGGGIGADPFIDRAGIQCRTVKDTAIVLDALKDPQRGYYDPRDIYTALPKALISQRPYASFAGQKSLKGMRIGIVREFMVKHGANDAAISDQIDKEIKTILRDKLGAQLFESVDPLYGDDPTIANLKPSFQEVLAEILPFHMPEYLFKTLANGEAEFPLFASKINVSVGKTPGGGTLSPAEYMARAAEGLEPFPPNLNLRRITNFPRTSSFRFHLSQYLIRRGDDRVKDWPSLNANASYYSGDKLAAFINWQNLTDIRSAGLSERIRMREVMQRVVLKVMRENNLDVLVNPLTTIPIAKIGGPVEPEINSRPSNRFAFSADAGIPEMVVPAGFNRVVFEPKFALSSDTRSYQNVSGTERALLDAPGLPISLSFWAGPGEEATIIKAAAAYEAATKHRRPPAAFGPLPGEP